A region of Candidatus Acidiferrales bacterium DNA encodes the following proteins:
- a CDS encoding co-chaperone GroES family protein: MDVKSRRKIVLVGDKVLVSPDKNQEKTEHGLYLPPGVKDKEKVQGGIVVQAGPGYAMANPSYIDQEPWSTPREPVKYIPLQAETGDYALFLRDQAVEIEFEDEKYFIISHSSILMLIRSTGFSNGSFGSDLSL; encoded by the coding sequence ATGGACGTTAAAAGTCGCAGGAAGATTGTACTCGTCGGAGACAAGGTTTTGGTCTCTCCCGACAAAAATCAGGAAAAGACAGAACACGGCCTGTACCTGCCGCCAGGGGTGAAAGACAAGGAGAAAGTACAGGGCGGCATCGTTGTTCAAGCCGGGCCAGGGTATGCCATGGCAAATCCGAGCTACATCGATCAGGAACCGTGGTCGACCCCTCGTGAGCCCGTGAAATATATTCCTCTTCAGGCGGAAACGGGGGATTACGCTTTGTTTCTTCGTGATCAAGCGGTTGAAATTGAATTTGAAGATGAGAAATATTTCATCATCAGCCATTCATCGATCTTGATGCTTATTCGCAGTACCGGCTTTTCCAACGGCTCATTCGGTTCGGACTTAAGTCTCTAG